Below is a genomic region from Orenia metallireducens.
TCTCCATGAAGAATCATCATATTCTGTTCATTTATTGTCAACCAATACTTAACCCTGTCACCAAAGTTCTCATATAATATCTTAGCATAATTTTCAAAGGCATCAATAGTCTCTCGATTAGACCATCCTCCCTTCTCTTGTAAAGCATAAGGTAGGTCAAAATGATACATTGTGACAAGAGGTTCGATATCGTGAGCAATCAATTCATCGATTAAATTATTGTAAAACTCAATCCCCTTAGGATTGATTTTACCTGTTCCATCAGGATAAATACGAGTCCAAGCGATAGAAAATCGGTAGGTTTTAAAGCCCATCTCGGCCAATAAAGCAATATCTTCTTTATAACGGTGATAGTGGTCACTTGCTACCTTAAAGTCTGTTACTCCTTCTGGGTGTTTAGCCATATCGATAACTGAAGGTCCTTTACCATCCTCATCCCATGCTCCCTCTATCTGATATGCTGAAGTTGAAGCACCCCATAAAAAATCATCTGGAAAAGCTTTCAAAGATTCATAATACATAAAAACATTCCTCCTTTTAAAATTTTAGTTATAAAATCTTTCAAATATTTTCTTTTCTAAATACGACTATGTTCTATTCAAACTATATAGATCATAGTAGTTAATGGGTAAATTGCGACACTTTTACTTTAACTCCGCAACCAAATTGCTTATTGTTATCATTAACTAGATTTTTTAATCAAATTTTAATTGAATTCTAAAATCTCAATTCAATTTTTGCTTCGTTCAAACAGAAATTTTTTCGACTTAAAACCTTTAAAGTCTTTTAAACGCTACATTAAAATAGAAGTCTAACCCTAAAATAGCTATAAAGATAAAACGATTTATCAATAAAGCCACTGGAATAAATAGTAGCAACCTCAAGATTACCGTAAAATTGAGATAACATCTTCTTTTCCAATTGGTTTATTAAATATTACCTCACCATTGAAGTCCACAATGTGACTACCATTAGTAGTTAAATAAGCCAAGCCTGGTATATCTTGTGTTAACCTCTGAGCTTCTCCATAATTTCTTCCAGTAGCAATAACTACCTTATAACCTTTAATGATAAGTCACTTTAAAACATCTTTATTTCTTTTAGATATACTAACCTTTGAATTTAATAAGGTACCATCCATATCAAGTAATATCATCTCTATCTCATGATTAAACACCTATCACACCTAACAGTCATATAAAAGAAAAGACTTATCTTAAATCTCAAGATAAGCCCTCTCTTAAAATATTTTTATTACTAAGCTATTTTACTCTACCAGACTCAACTACAGCTTTAAATTGAGGTAGATAATCAATATTCTCTTTGATAATATCATCTAATAATGGCTTAGCAATACTGCTTTCTACCAATGGATGAATAACTAACGCTTGTAATGCAGCATCATAATCTCCATATACCCCTGCCTCTACAGCCAATGCTTCATACTCATTTACTACTTGTAATAAACCTTTTACTTTAGAAGGTAATGGTTTAACATTTAATGGATGTGCACCTTCTTTATCTACATAACAAGTCCTTTCGATTGCTGAATCATTTGGTAAACAATCTACTGTTCCATTATTTTGGATATTAACATAATGAATTGTTCCTTTATCATTATAGATTGCACTGATTAAATCACAAGCAGCATCAGAGTAATATTGACCTCCACGTTGCTCTAATTGCTTTGGTTTCACTTTTAAATTTGGGTCTTTGTATAATTCAAATAGCTCTGCTTCTACCTTTTTAACTACCTCTCCACGAGTTCCTTTAGTCTTAGCAGAATCTATCTCTTCTTCTAGCATCTTAGCTGTTAGATAATAGTATCTGTGGTATGGACAAGGCATCATGCCTAATGACTTAAGAAGATCATCTCCCCATCCAAAATCAGGAATATTTTCAACCTCTTTTCCTTGACCAAAGATTAACTTTTCAATTACCTCATCAATCTTACTTTCACCTTTGTAGATAACATCTCTCCCCCAGACAAGGTGATTTAATCCTACTAGATCCATTCTCACACCTGCTCTATCTACACCTAAGATATCAGCACTGATCATATGCATCTTAACTGGAACATTACATAGACCGATAGATTTTACATTTGTATGCTTATTAACAGTTTCTGTAATGATTCCACTTGGGTTAGTAAAGTTAATTAACCATGCATCTGGAGCTAACTCTTCAATATCCTTACAGATATCTAAGATTACAGGAATAGTTCTTAAAGCCTTAGCTAATCCACCTGCTCCTGTAGTCTCTTGACCGATACAGTTATACCTTAATGGAATCTTCTCATCTCTAATTCTGGCATCTAATAAACCTACCCTAAATTGAGTTGTTACAAAGTCTGCATCTTTAATGGCTTCTCTTCTATCTAAAGTTAAGTGAATCTTCATATCTACTCCAGCCTCTTCAACCATTCTTTGAGCTAGCTTTCCAACGATATCTAATTTCCACTTACCCTCTTCAATATCTACTAAATATAAATCTTTAACTGGAAGTTCATCATATCTTTTGATAAAACCTTCAACTATCTCAGGAGTATAACTACTTCCTCCACCAATTGTTGCAATCTTCAAGCCTCTTTTAGTTGCCATTAGCAATCACCAGCTTTTTTAAGTTCATAAATCTCTCTTTGCATCTTAATCATCTCTGTAACTAAGTCCTTAGTTAAAGTTGCAGTAGCTAAATGGTCTTGAGCATGAACCATCAAAATACCTACCTCAGTCTTCTCACCTTGTGCTTCTTTAGTAATTAGCTCAGTTTGAATGTCATGAGCATTATGGAAAAACTGATTACATTCTTTTAATTTTGCCTCTGCTTCTTCAAACTTACCTTCTCTTGCTAATGCTAAAGCTTCAAAAGCTATCCCTTTGGCATTACCTGCTTCTGTTATAATAGTAAAGATTATCTCTTCAGAACTCATCTTAATTTCCCCCTTATAAACTCAATATCTTGTAACCTTATAAATTTATTATCTTAAATAGCCTTATAATCTTAAGGTAGTAATAAAAGCTCCAATTGGTGCTGGAGTAGTCCAAGGTGAGTTAACAAAGGCTTTTCCTACCCAACCCCATTTAGTTGCAAAATAAGCTATTACTCCAAGTATAGGAGTTGTAAATACAAATGGAATAAATATAATTGGATTCAATACAAGTGGTGCACCACAGATAACTGGCTCATTAATATTGAATAAACTTGGTATTATAGCTACCTTTCCAATACTACTTAACTGCTTAGAACGACTTCTTAGTAATAAGAAAGCTAATGTTGCACCTGAACTACCAATAACCATAAAGAAGCTCCAGAACGATCTTGTATAAATAAATTGCATCGCTTCACCAGCTACACGCATATCTGCATCCATCATAAGGAACTCATTACTGCTGGTGGTACACCAGCAGGCATCTTAATCTTAATATCTCTTTCTTCCATAAATCTAAGAATCTCTATTGATAATAAACCAACAACAATCGCAGTAAAGAGACCTTTAACATCAAGATAAGCCATCGGTAAGGCTCCATTTGCCGCTGGAGCTGAAGCTACCAAATAGGACATTAATCCCATTCCTACACCAGATAAGGGATCTAATTTATAAGTTTTAGCCATATTATAGGAGATACCAATTACTGCAAACAAACCTGATAGAACCATGGTCATTTGGAATGGCACCATTATCGCAGCACCATTAGCATCTGCCCACGCCTTCCAAGCCAATAACATTCTGATAAGAACTCCAGGGTCTGCTCCTACCTTAGTTGGATCTACAGGTGGATATCTCAAAATTAAAGGGGCACTACCTAAGATTGTAAAAGGAATAATACTGATTAATCCATCACGAACTGCTCCCAAGTATCTTTGATTACCAACTTTAGCCATACTTAAACCCTCTTTTATTTATACGATACCTATGGTATAATTTGAAATAGATAATTTTTTATTTTTTGGTGTATCTTCTGTCATTCCCATTAATAGACGGTGGATACATCTTTTTTATACTCTTATTACTTAATAAGTCCTAAAGCTTGATCTAAAACCTTTGCTCCATTTACCATCCCATAAGCTACTGAATCAATCACCTCTACTGGAATATCATGTTCAGCACCAATCTTCTTAAATTCCGCTAACTTATATCTAACTTGAGGTCCTAATAATACTACATCATATTCAGTTACTAAATCTACAAACTTATCTACTGGCTCTGCTTTAATAATAGCATCTAAACATCTCTCCTTTGCTGCTTTTTTCATTTTTTCCACTATCAAACTAGTACTCATTCCAGCTGCACAAGTTAATAAAATCTTCATTATTGTTCTCCCCCTTAATTAAAATAATTTTCCTTAAATCATTTATCAAAAATTCGCTAATATAACTATATCAAAGTCACACTCAAACCCTTTCTATTATCACCCCCACTAAATAATCATTTACTGTCCCAATCCCTTAAGATTATATACTTATTTAAGTTATATAATCCTTATAAGACAAGAACCCACCAGAGACATCTTTAATTTAAATGTCTAAAGGTAGGCTCTTATTATATACTTATTATAGTCTTATTATAATCTTATACCCTAATATTTAATTAAGCAAATTTCAAAATCAATTTCTCTATAAAGAAAAATAATTTTAGAACTATGAATTTATCAAACTTTTATTTAAAATTAGATAAATAATACCATTAAAATCAATTGTAAAAAAATGCAACTTGTTTTTGGGTATAGTTACTCCCTAGAATCTTAAAAACATTTTTTAAGGTAATTAGCTATATTTAAATTAAGTTAATTTTAAAGTTGGAGAGTTGATTTTTTCAATAGTAATTTTAGAAGTTATCAATGCTATACAACTTAAAAGTACATGAGTTCTCACTTTTTTAGCACCCATGACTTTTACATTTTCAAGGTTTAAGTTTTCTTTTAATCTAGAAAAACATCGTTCTATACTTGTTCTTTTGTTGTATGCCTTTTGCCAGTTTTCTGACCCTCTATGGGGAATGGATACAAATCGTGGATTATCTTTAACTCTAGTTTTAACAACTCTTCCATAGTTAGAGTCTGAACACCATGCAGAAACATGGGGACAATTAACTTTACCCAAAACATGAGGACATCTAAATTTATTGCAACCATTATAATGACCCCAATAAATTATTCTATAACTGACACTACATTCTGGGATTCCATTAAAATCATATCCTGAATCCATAGCCCAATATTTAGGAATAATTTGATTATTTTCTTTAAGAAATTGAGGTGTGCCTTTAACTAAAGATAATGCATTTTCAGAATCAGCTTGATTAGCTGGAGTAATATTAAAAGCTAGAGGTAATTCACTTTTAGAATCACAAGCCATATGAACTTTTCAACCATACCATTTAAGCTGATTACCATGACAATCATTTTTGGAACCCCAATCAGGGGTGTTAGGATTATTTATGTCAATTTGTTTTCTAGGTTTTGCTCGTTCATAAGATTCTAGTGCACTTGAATCTATAGATACAGTTTCTATATCTATAAGATTCATTTTTAAAGCTTTATTCAGCAACTCTAAATAAAAGTTTTCTAATGATGTACCTTCAACCAACTTATTATAATAACGACTAAAATTTGCTTCACTAGGAATATTGCCGATGATATCAAAACCACATACATATCTAAACACTGGATCATTATTTAATCTTTTTATCATTGTTTTTCTTTTGGGTATTTGTTCTATTTGCTGAGCTAAAAGAGCTCTAACTATAGGCGTAGGATTGTAATCACTACGACCTCTATCAAAATTATTTTTAATTTCTCTAGATATTTGAGTAAGATCCAAATTTTCAAAAATTAATTCCAATCTGTTCTTTGGTTGCATACTCATTATATCTTCAAAGGAAAATAAACACTCTTGTCGAATATACATAGTATCTTCACCTCTATTTTGTCTTTATATTTTGTGTAGGTACTCAATGTATTCGACAAAAATGGGGTGAAGTCTTTTTTGTATAGCTAAAAAACCTTAAAATACAGTTAGGGTATAGACGTCTATACCAAAAGAACTAAAACAAATAACATCTCATCTAAATTAATTATAGCATAAATATCTTTATCTTACAAGAGAATCATATTATTTTTTCCAAGGTACTTTAGAATTTTTTAATTAAGGCAATTTAACCAAATTTATCATTATAACCTCTCATAAAAATAAATTTCTTGAAATCAGGATATAGACACCTATACCGCAACTTATTCTACTTCTTGGTGTAGAGGTCTATACCAAGAAGTAGAATAAACTAATTTTTATCTGATTTAATTATAGCATAGTTCATTTTATTTTACAAGAGATTTATAATATTTTTAAAAATATTATATCAATAAAATTAAGTCTTATCACCTCTCACAAGTACAGATTAAGGATAATTTTATCTTAACAAATTAAACTATACCACTTCCTTTGACAGACTCTCCTCCATAGACATATCATCTATTTTGAACTCCCTATTAGTAATTATAGTTATTGATATACAGTAGCCATTATTCCTGTACAACCATAAAGTAGAGCTTTAACCCCAAAATAATCTCTAACTAATCCTCCTAGGAAATTGGCTAATATACCACCTAAGCCCAAATAAGAACAGGTTGCAAAAGTTTGTGCAGTAGTCTTTAAACTATCAGGAGCAATTTGATTATAGTTGGCAAGAATACCGCAAAGGATAGCGCTTGTAACATTCCAATACCAATAATCATAATTGGAGAAGTTGCCAAAGATAATAGAGTAAGTCTAATTATATAGAATATAGCTGAAAATAAAAGTATAACTCTATACTTATACTTTATAATAAACTTCTTAGACAGAAATAACATAGGCATCTCACTGATTGCAATAAAGAACAGAGCAAGCCCCTGATGGCTAGTTGTCCCCCCTACATTTTTAGGAACATTGGCAGAAAACTTATCATAATTGTATTTGGCATAAACATCATAGTTGCTATAATAACCAAATAAATATATTCAAAATTCTTAAATAAAGAGAATGGATTTATTGCTTTCTCTTCCTTGTTTTAATTATCACCGACTAAATCCTCCCTCTGATAACCGTCTTCTATTTTAGAAGTAATGATTGATTAGCCAACTTATTCCCACTACAGATAAAGCAGCTAAAAATCCACCCGCTACTCCCTAACATCTAATCATTTTATCCCAAACAAATCTTAATAATATAGGAAATAAAAAGGCTTCAAAGATATTCCTTAAAACATACTTCCCAGGCATATAAATAACCCCTTTTATCTTAAATTCAAACTGATTTTTTAACATATTTATATTTCCACCATTTATTATCTCATTATCTTCTTCTACCTTCTTATCTATCCACTTCTCTATTGACCAAATAGCTCCTCTACCTAGTGTTCCACCAATAATCACCAAAAATAATGTAGGAAAAGATTCTATGATAGAATAGGTCAAACCTATCATAGATACATCTCTCATAATACCAGCTATTGCAATCCCTACAGCCATATCAACCTAGACAACTTCTTCATCATTCTCTATCAAACCAAACATAGGTAATAAATCCAAGATAAGGTGTATTTAATAGCTCTATCATAATGGCCGTCCTTTCTTTATAAATTGAATAGTTAGTCCTGTCACAACTATTACAACTACTGTTGAAATAAAGACACTAGTAAAGATAGGTAATCATTCCTCCTTCAATAAATCGAGGTTATTAACCAAGCTAATTCCAGGTTGTATAAAGAATATTGCTAGATGATCTAACAAAAATTTAGCTATATCATCTATCATCTCCAATTTAATAATTCCTTTAGACAATAAAGCTAACAAAATAACCATACCAATAACATTGCCAGGTATAGGAATATTAAAAATACTATTTATAAGCTCTTCAGCTAAACAGATAACTAATACAAAGCTGTCTAAATAATTTCAATCTATCACCTCTTTTTATATTTATTAGATTATTAAATAATTGTCTTGACTTTATAATTAAGATATTTTATTTATTCAACAAAGTAACATAGTTAAAAGAAGATACTTATCTTTAAAGATAAGTATCTTCTTTTAATATCTAAATGATAATTTATTTTACTCTACCAGATTCAACTACAGCTTTAAATTGAGGTAGATAATCAATATTCTCTTTAATAATATCATCTAATAATGGCTTAGCAATACTGCTTTCTACCAATGGGTGAATAACTAATGCTTGTAATGCAGAATCATAATCTCCATAGACCCCTGCTTCTACAGCTAAGGATTCATAAGCATTTACTGCTTGTAATAAACCTGTTACTTTAGTAGGTAAAGCTTTAACATTTAATGGATGTGCTCCCTCTTTATCTACATAACAAGTTCTCTCGATTGCTGAGTCATTCGGTAGACAATCTACTGCTCCATTATTTGGAACATTAAGATAATGAATATCACCTTTATCATTATAGATAGAGCTGATTAAATTACAAGCAGCATCGGAATAATATTGACCTCCACGTTGTTCTAGCTGTTTTGGTTTAACTTTTAGATTTGGATCTTTATATAATTTAAATAATTCTGCTTCTACCTTTTTAACTACCTCTCCACGAGTTCCTTTAGTCTTAGCAGCTTCAATCTCTTCTTGTAACATATGATCAGTTAGATAATAATATCTGTGGTATGGACATGGTAGCATTCCTAAAGACTTAAGTAAGTCATCTCCCCAAGGAATATTAGCCACATTTTTAACAGTCTCTATATTACCACTAAGAGTCCTTTCAATTACCTCATCAATCTTACTTTCACCTTTATAGATAACATCTCTCCCCCAGACAAGGTGGTTTAATCCTACTAGATCCATTCTTATATCATTTCTATCTACACCTAAAATGTCAGCACTAATCATATGCATTAATACTGGAACATTACATAATCCAATTGCTTTAACATTAGTATGCTTATTAACAGTTTCTGTAATGATTCCACTTGGGTTAGTAAAGTTGATTAACCATGCATCTGGAGCTAACTCTTCTATATCTTTACAGATACCTAAGATTACAGGAATTGTTCTTAAAGCTTTAGCCAATCCTCCAGCACCAGTTGTCTCTTGACCGATACAATTATATCTTAAAGGAATCTTCTCATCTCTAATTCTAGCATCTAATAAACCTACTCTAAATTGAGTTGTTACAAAGTCTGCATCTTTAATGGCTTCTCTTCTATCTAAAGTTAAGTGAATCTTCATATCTACTCCAGCCTCTTCAACCATTCTTTGAGCTAGAGCTCCAACGATATCTAATTTCCACTTACCTTCTTCAATATCCACTAAATATAAGTCTTTAACTGGAAGCTCATCATATCTTTTAATAAAACCTTCAACTATCTCCGGAGTGTAACTACTTCCTCCACCAATTGTTGCAATTTTCAATCCTCTTTCCGTTACCATTAATAACCACCATCCCTTTTAAGATATTAAAATTATTTCTTTACACAGCTTAATAAAATCAAACTTACCTTAACCTTCTCTTTGGTGGGAGCTTAAGGGGTTAGAAGCAAATCAATTATATACTTACCCCAAGGTATAGATGTCTATACCAAGATATTCAAAAAATTTATAGCTCAGGTGCATAGGTCTATACCACCGATTCTTTGTAATCAAATTATACCAGAGTATTTTTCTTATTTCAAGTAATTATTAAAATTATTTCTTATTTAACCTTTCTTAATAATTCATTAAAAAACACAACAAGTAGTTCTAAGTCAATACATAGATAGATATTAACCCCAAATAACAACTGTTATTTATGAGTCTCTATCAAACACATAAACAACTTTAAAAAAACGTTTGCATTAAGTAAACCTAGAACTACTTCTAGAAAGTTCCATTTATAATACCATAAAAACCACTAATTAAACTCATATGTCGCCAATAAACAGTTATTACAAAGACTTTTTCTTATTAATTATTGTATATCTATCTCCACGATAGAAATTAAAACTAAACTCTACCACTTTTTTAGAAGAAAAGGTCTTTCTTTCACGTTTCAAAACAGGTTGACCCACTTCTATATTCAGAATTTGACTTAAATCCTCATCAGACAATGTGGCTTCAACCTCATCTATTGCTTCAGTGGGTTTGTAACCTGATTGCTTTAAGCACTCATAAATAGAACCTTCTGATAGATCTACTTCAAGTACTACAGGACACATTTCATATGGAATATAAGACTTCTCTATAGCTAACGGTTCCCCATCTGCTAAACGTAGTCTATTGGTAAAAATCACTTTAGTTCCTTCTTCAATCTCTAACTTTTCAGCTATTAACTTACTACAAGGTATTACTCTTTGTTCTATGACCTTATTCTCTGGTTTCATTCCCCTTGCTTTAATATGCTCATTAAACCCCATTAACTCTGGAACTGACTCTATCTTCTTTCTGGCAACAAATGTTCCCTGTCCTCGTTTACGATACAGGATACCTTCTTCTACCAGTTCATTAAGAGCTCTTCTTACTGTCATCCTACTTAGTTTAAAGATATCACTCAATTCTCTTTCAGAAGGTATTTGTTCTTCAACAGCATAATCTCCTTTTTCTACCTTCTCCCTGATTATATTCTCTAACTGATAATATAAAGGAATTGGGCTATGTTCATCTAACTTCATAAACACTCCTTCTTTCTACATAGAAATTTTATAATTAAAACTATAATAAGGACCACAAAAATCTAATCTTTTGAAAATTTATCAATAGAAGTATAGACTTCTATACCTCTATTGATAAAAAATTCTTTTATTAATATTTTAATTATATCACTCTTTAATATTTATTTCAATTAAACAATTATAATACAGATTAATTACTCTTCTATATCTGTGAAAATATAGGATTTATCTATAGATTTTACAAGCTTTGATGGACACTCTTTAATAGAAATATCTTCATCAGAAAATCTCCTATAAGCATCAAACTTCTGCTCTCCAAAGAAGAGAAGAAAAGATTCTTTAGCTTTTAGAAGTAGATTTTTAGATGCACTTATCCTTTTAACAGGAGGTTTAGGAGAATTATCTACTAAGATATATGCTTCAGACTCATCCTCAATAGATGGATGATTAGGAAATAGTGAAGCTGTATGCCCATCTTCTCCTGCACTCAATAGTATTATATCCATCTTTCCACCATACTGATTCAAATCTTTTATATAACTATTTAAGCCATAATCTTTCTGGTTAGGGTCATAAACAAAGGGGTGTAAATTTTTCTTTGGTAACTTCCCAGTTCCAATCAATTCATCTAAAAAAGCTTCTTTGGCAAGCTTATAATTACTTTCATCACTATCTAATGGTACAAGGCGTTCATCAGCCATAAAGATATGTACCTTATTCCAGTCAATAGAATATTCCTTCAGGTAAGAGAATATCCCAGCAACTGAGCTACCACCTACAATACCCAACACCAGATAATCATTTTCTTGAAGCAAATTTTCAATACCTTTAACCATTCTTTTAGCTACCTGTTCTTCTAACTCTTTTCTGATACCAACTATTCTTTCCATTAATATCCCTCCTTATCTTCTCTTTAATTAGAATATATATAATATTAACCAATTATTCAAGTCAAGATATCATAATCATCTAATTTTAGTTAGATGACAGTGAGAAAATAATAAGCAATAAATTAATTTCTCTACTGCTCACTTGTTGCTAACATGTCTAAATAGATAGATAAAGCGACACTTTTAGAACTCACACCTCACCTTAACCCTCTCCACCTCTGAAGAGAGGGAACAAGAAGAAAAAGCATTTCCCCCTCTCATTAGTTAAGGAGAGGGGGCTAGGGGGTGAGGTTGAAAGTGTCGCAATATACCCATTAGATTCTACTCTAAAATTTAACATCTATAATTAGGTTACAATTGATAATTACTAACTAACTTATATAAACCTTGAGACATTTCAGCCAACTCCTCAGTAGACTTAGTCGATTCTTTAGACATCTCTCTTACTTCAGCAATTACATTGACCATATCTTTGCTAGCAATAACCAACCCCTTGCTAAAGATGTAGACTCCTTTGTATGAGAAAATGTCTCTTCAACTAAATTAGCCATCTCTTGAAATGCTAGCCTGTATCTTCAATTAAGCCTTTTT
It encodes:
- a CDS encoding GntR family transcriptional regulator; the protein is MKLDEHSPIPLYYQLENIIREKVEKGDYAVEEQIPSERELSDIFKLSRMTVRRALNELVEEGILYRKRGQGTFVARKKIESVPELMGFNEHIKARGMKPENKVIEQRVIPCSKLIAEKLEIEEGTKVIFTNRLRLADGEPLAIEKSYIPYEMCPVVLEVDLSEGSIYECLKQSGYKPTEAIDEVEATLSDEDLSQILNIEVGQPVLKRERKTFSSKKVVEFSFNFYRGDRYTIINKKKSL
- the pgl gene encoding 6-phosphogluconolactonase translates to MERIVGIRKELEEQVAKRMVKGIENLLQENDYLVLGIVGGSSVAGIFSYLKEYSIDWNKVHIFMADERLVPLDSDESNYKLAKEAFLDELIGTGKLPKKNLHPFVYDPNQKDYGLNSYIKDLNQYGGKMDIILLSAGEDGHTASLFPNHPSIEDESEAYILVDNSPKPPVKRISASKNLLLKAKESFLLFFGEQKFDAYRRFSDEDISIKECPSKLVKSIDKSYIFTDIEE
- a CDS encoding PTS transporter subunit EIIC — translated: MAKVGNQRYLGAVRDGLISIIPFTILGSAPLILRYPPVDPTKVGADPGVLIRMLLAWKAWADANGAAIMVPFQMTMVLSGLFAVIGISYNMAKTYKLDPLSGVGMGLMSYLVASAPAANGALPMAYLDVKGLFTAIVVGLLSIEILRFMEERDIKIKMPAGVPPAVMSSL
- a CDS encoding 6-phospho-beta-glucosidase — protein: MVTERGLKIATIGGGSSYTPEIVEGFIKRYDELPVKDLYLVDIEEGKWKLDIVGALAQRMVEEAGVDMKIHLTLDRREAIKDADFVTTQFRVGLLDARIRDEKIPLRYNCIGQETTGAGGLAKALRTIPVILGICKDIEELAPDAWLINFTNPSGIITETVNKHTNVKAIGLCNVPVLMHMISADILGVDRNDIRMDLVGLNHLVWGRDVIYKGESKIDEVIERTLSGNIETVKNVANIPWGDDLLKSLGMLPCPYHRYYYLTDHMLQEEIEAAKTKGTRGEVVKKVEAELFKLYKDPNLKVKPKQLEQRGGQYYSDAACNLISSIYNDKGDIHYLNVPNNGAVDCLPNDSAIERTCYVDKEGAHPLNVKALPTKVTGLLQAVNAYESLAVEAGVYGDYDSALQALVIHPLVESSIAKPLLDDIIKENIDYLPQFKAVVESGRVK
- a CDS encoding CidA/LrgA family protein — encoded protein: MVILLALLSKGIIKLEMIDDIAKFLLDHLAIFFIQPGISLVNNLDLLKEE
- a CDS encoding transposase, with translation MYIRQECLFSFEDIMSMQPKNRLELIFENLDLTQISREIKNNFDRGRSDYNPTPIVRALLAQQIEQIPKRKTMIKRLNNDPVFRYVCGFDIIGNIPSEANFSRYYNKLVEGTSLENFYLELLNKALKMNLIDIETVSIDSSALESYERAKPRKQIDINNPNTPDWGSKNDCHGNQLKWYG
- a CDS encoding PTS sugar transporter subunit IIB, giving the protein MKILLTCAAGMSTSLIVEKMKKAAKERCLDAIIKAEPVDKFVDLVTEYDVVLLGPQVRYKLAEFKKIGAEHDIPVEVIDSVAYGMVNGAKVLDQALGLIK
- a CDS encoding MFS transporter; translation: MYLFGYYSNYDVYAKYNYDKFSANVPKNVGGTTSHQGLALFFIAISEMPMLFLSKKFIIKYKYRVILLFSAIFYIIRLTLLSLATSPIMIIGIGMLQALSFAVFLPTIIKLLLIV
- a CDS encoding PTS lactose/cellobiose transporter subunit IIA, whose protein sequence is MSSEEIIFTIITEAGNAKGIAFEALALAREGKFEEAEAKLKECNQFFHNAHDIQTELITKEAQGEKTEVGILMVHAQDHLATATLTKDLVTEMIKMQREIYELKKAGDC
- a CDS encoding PTS transporter subunit EIIC, whose protein sequence is MDADMRVAGEAMQFIYTRSFWSFFMVIGSSGATLAFLLLRSRSKQLSSIGKVAIIPSLFNINEPVICGAPLVLNPIIFIPFVFTTPILGVIAYFATKWGWVGKAFVNSPWTTPAPIGAFITTLRL
- a CDS encoding 6-phospho-beta-glucosidase; the encoded protein is MATKRGLKIATIGGGSSYTPEIVEGFIKRYDELPVKDLYLVDIEEGKWKLDIVGKLAQRMVEEAGVDMKIHLTLDRREAIKDADFVTTQFRVGLLDARIRDEKIPLRYNCIGQETTGAGGLAKALRTIPVILDICKDIEELAPDAWLINFTNPSGIITETVNKHTNVKSIGLCNVPVKMHMISADILGVDRAGVRMDLVGLNHLVWGRDVIYKGESKIDEVIEKLIFGQGKEVENIPDFGWGDDLLKSLGMMPCPYHRYYYLTAKMLEEEIDSAKTKGTRGEVVKKVEAELFELYKDPNLKVKPKQLEQRGGQYYSDAACDLISAIYNDKGTIHYVNIQNNGTVDCLPNDSAIERTCYVDKEGAHPLNVKPLPSKVKGLLQVVNEYEALAVEAGVYGDYDAALQALVIHPLVESSIAKPLLDDIIKENIDYLPQFKAVVESGRVK
- a CDS encoding transposase, encoding MACDSKSELPLAFNITPANQADSENALSLVKGTPQFLKENNQIIPKYWAMDSGYDFNGIPECSVSYRIIYWGHYNGCNKFRCPHVLGKVNCPHVSAWCSDSNYGRVVKTRVKDNPRFVSIPHRGSENWQKAYNKRTSIERCFSRLKENLNLENVKVMGAKKVRTHVLLSCIALITSKITIEKINSPTLKLT